Genomic segment of Bicyclus anynana chromosome 18, ilBicAnyn1.1, whole genome shotgun sequence:
GTGCATCATGAGTATAATAATGGCGAACATTCACTCGGCTCGCTACGGTCACTTGTACATAGGTATTAGGTTGCGGCAAGGGGGCGCCACCATCGGAGAGGTGATTTTAGCTGACATCCGGCAAGGAAAGATGAGTGCTTCTCTCAAGATGGATtcaagatggattccggacattgatgaaaaaataataggtaagttttattggtagttaaaactctctattttttttattatttacaagttagcccttggctctCATCACTCACCTGGTGGTACCTAAGTATGTAATCTAAGCTGGAAGCGGCTTAACTTgataagaggaggatgaaaatccacacctcttttggttTTTACACGATCTATTGattggttatttttttcaatttcaatgcctttattattccttacattattacattaaataggtttttcaattaataagagtaactgttttaattttttcttctatgttagtatattgttagtgtatctgttttaagttaaGTATGTTAGtaagttagttttatttttaattaataaaatctattcaaCTAGTAAGGACCCCtcattgggtataggcctcctccgaCCGATACCATTCAGTTCTATTATTTGCCACCGTGAGCCAATTTTTGCTTGCTTATTGGACGATATCGTCGGACCAGCGCGACTTTGATCTGCCTACTTTTCTTTTTCCTGCTGGGCCAGGCCACGCGGTAGTTCTTAATGTCCATGTCCAGCCCACTTAAACTTAAGCTTCAAGGCATGTTTCAATGCGTCAGTTAATTTCGTCTTCCGTCTGATCTCTTTACTTttcattttacatattttatatagattggttattagtttatagttattagccataaattaaataatgaaaaaatttcaacaatattttattgtaactcACAATTAATTTGGGAATGGTAATTTAAAATCTCGCGCCACCGTTGCTCGCGGTCGCAACCTAAATAATATGTCAGAATTTGTGGTAATTCGCTTGTGCGCATCGCGTCAATCTCCATAGACAAGAGAATAGTGTATCTTGATTGGTTAAACATGGgtttgttattttagttaaaagttaaatagATTGGATATACAACAGATTATTTTAggatacaaaattataaaaactcgGACACGCCGCTGTAAGTTTGATATGttcgtatttttttactaatattaacattcaaataaagtcaatagtcaatattcatacCGTTTATACCGGTTTTATACCGTTGCGCCATAGTTATTTTGATCTGTTTAATGTAAACACAAACAAAGTTATATTTGCGTAACTACGTTAGAGGCGTGTTACAGTTCACGAAAAAAAACTTCTGTCTTATTTTCTGTAGGATGTATTTTATATGCCGTCTTCCTCTATCTATCTAAGTAAAAGGTctactattttaatatattgcTTGTATGTATGACAGATTACAATGCCACTTaagtaatacataattataattatcacatCTTATCTTTATCAAATTGATAAAATagtgaattatattttttacagcaACCAAAACATTGTTTACAACAATTTTGATGTGCATATATTTTGTTTGCGAAAATGATTCTATTTATACTGCTTGCTATATTAGTGGTTGTTTTATACTTTTACGGAACAAGGAATTTTGGTTACTGGAAGAAAAGAGGTGTAAAGTATGAAAACCCTATAGTATTTTTTGGCGGAAACATTAACAACTTCTTGGAAAACATTAGCCTTTCCGAACGACTATCAAACTTATATAAATCTCATCCAAACGAGAGAATTGTTGGTCTATACGAGGGAAATAACCCTTTCGTTCTGATCAGAGATCTAGATATTATAAAAGAAGTTTTAACCACAAACTTTCGATGCTTTCATCGTAGAGGTATCAATTTCTTCAACAATTGCAACGAACCGCTTATGATGAACTTGTTTACGGTTGACGATGACGTTTGGAAGCTTTTAAGGCAGAATCTTACTGCAGCATTTTCTAGTGGCAAGCTGAAAGCTATGTTCCCACTTATTGTGGAAAGAACGGGTAAATTAACCGAGATTGCCAAGGAACTAGCCGACACTAAAGAGGAAGTTGATGTCCGTGAATTAATGGCGAGGTATACAACTGATTTTATTGGTGCATGCGGTTTCGGCATCGAATCACAGGCGTTAAACGAGGAAAACGCCGATTTTAGAAATCTAGGAAAACGTATATTCAATCGTACAATACGCGATGCTTTTGTAGCTATACTGATGAGTGTGTTTCcagagatttttaaaaatatccattTCTTCGCACCTGAGATCGAAGAGACGACATTTTCAATCGTCAGGCAGATTATGGCTAGGAGGAGTTATAAGCCATCTGGTAgaaatgattttattgatttcttgTTAGAATTGAGAGAGAAGGGTAAACTGGTTGGAGAATCTATAGTGAAAAGAAAATCTGACGGTAGTCCAGAAATAGTTGAAGTGGAGTTAAATGATGAATTGCTGGCAGCACAGGCTTTTATATTTTTCGCCGCCGGATTCGAGACATCTTCAGCAGCTAGTAGCTTTCTTCTACACATGCTTGCATTCCATCCAGAAGTTCAAGAGAAATGCCGCGAAGAAATAGACAGAGTTCTGGAGAGACATGATGGAAAACTTTGTTACGACGCAGTAAAAGATATGAAATATTTGGAAATGGCTTTTAAGTAAGTAGATAATATTCTACTTGGTTGGTTTCATATATcccctctctctctcttataTCTTGAACtaacggacacccgcgactttgtccgtgcTTTGACCTCCTTCATCCAACGGTtatcgagattttgtgatgaatggCCTCTCGCATTTATTCagattaaaaaatgaaaatgttctTGCATTACACGACTTCCTAAGTTACTTCTTATTTGAATCTCATACAAATCAGtgttttttgcatttttaactaacaaacaataaaacataatattcctATATGTATAAAGAGCAccaaatgtaaatatttatttacatttggtgctctttatacaaaaatattaaaaaaaatcaaaatatcacgTTTTGCTTTTAAGATAAGTAACTAATTGAACTTACTGtttaataatgtacaaaaatcTGTCTTTCAGAGAAAGTATGCGATGTCTGCCGTCCCCTGGTTTCCTGCTAAGAGTAACTTGTGACAACTTCCATATCCCAGGCACTGACGTCGTTTTAGAGAAAGGGATGAGAGTAGTAATATCCACTGACGGCTTGTGCTCTGACGAAAAGTATTTTGAAGATCCGGAGATATTCAGGCCTGAGAGATTCCATCCAGATAATATTATTAGCATTCAAAAATTTACATATATGCCCTTCGGAGATGGGCCTCGAGCttgtataggtataatatttattttaagttacagAATCATTTGATTGCCTAAGATATTACTGTACCtttggtttattttattcaaaagaattttttttaggtGAACGAATGGGCGTGATGCAGTCATTAGCCGGAGTGGCAGCCATTTTGAGAAACTTTACGGTGGCGCCATCTCGTAATTCGTTACGAAAACCGCGCAT
This window contains:
- the LOC112051574 gene encoding cytochrome P450 6B5 — translated: MILFILLAILVVVLYFYGTRNFGYWKKRGVKYENPIVFFGGNINNFLENISLSERLSNLYKSHPNERIVGLYEGNNPFVLIRDLDIIKEVLTTNFRCFHRRGINFFNNCNEPLMMNLFTVDDDVWKLLRQNLTAAFSSGKLKAMFPLIVERTGKLTEIAKELADTKEEVDVRELMARYTTDFIGACGFGIESQALNEENADFRNLGKRIFNRTIRDAFVAILMSVFPEIFKNIHFFAPEIEETTFSIVRQIMARRSYKPSGRNDFIDFLLELREKGKLVGESIVKRKSDGSPEIVEVELNDELLAAQAFIFFAAGFETSSAASSFLLHMLAFHPEVQEKCREEIDRVLERHDGKLCYDAVKDMKYLEMAFKESMRCLPSPGFLLRVTCDNFHIPGTDVVLEKGMRVVISTDGLCSDEKYFEDPEIFRPERFHPDNIISIQKFTYMPFGDGPRACIGERMGVMQSLAGVAAILRNFTVAPSRNSLRKPRIDPKSMIVQTILGGLPLALKQR